The sequence GTGAGAGCAGGCCGGCGCCGCCGAACATCTGCTGGAACAGCGTGACGACCAGCACCCACGAGAAGAAGTGCGGCAGGTAGACGATGCCCTGGATGAACAGGCGCAGGCGGGGCCGTACCACGCTGTCGAGGAGGACGGCCAGCATGATCGGCACGGGGAAGTAGAAGATCAGCTGGAAGGTGGTGATCGACAGGGTGTTGAGCGTCGCGTCCCACATGCTCTCGTCGAACAGCAGCCAGTGGAAGTTGGACAGACCGGCCCAGGGGCTGTCGGCGATGCCCACGTAGGGCGAGTAGTCCTGGAAGGCGATGACGTTGCCGAGCAGCGGAACGTAGTGGAACACGATCAGCAGGCCGACGGCGGGCAGCGCCATCAGCAGCAGTTGCCAGTCACGCCTCAGCCGGGTCCGGAGAGGACCGCGGCGGGCTCTGCTTGTCCGCACCGCCGCCTTGCCGCCATCCTTGGTGGTGCCGGCGCCGGCGGGTGAGGTCAGGTCACCCGCCGGTCCGGTGTTCACGGAGTCCCTAAGCACGGCCGTTGTCCCGCAGGACCTTCATGTAGAAGTCCCGGGCCTCGTCGCCGCCGTCCCGCCGCCACTCGGTGACGATCTGCTTGACGTCGCCGATGGGGCGCCGGCCGCGCATGATGTCGGTGAACTTGTCCTCGGTGGGGATCTGCAGGCCGGAGTACTTCGACGGCCGCTGGATCCGGATCCCGTCGAACGGGGCCTTCTCGATGAAGGGGAAGGTGGCGTTCTGCCACTCCAGGTTGAGCTTGACCGCGTCCGGATAGGACCAGTCCACGTAGAGCGGGCGCCCGCCGAGGAAGCCGTAGGTGTAGGCGACCTCCTTGCGGCCGAGGTCGGTCGGCTCCGGGATGCCGTTTCCGCCCCGGGTGAAGTGCTTGCCCTCCACGCCGAAGGTGGCGAGCTCGTACTCCTTGGTCCCGAACGGCGCCGCGGTCCAGTTGAGGATGGAGAGGATCTCCTCGACCTTCTCCTTGGGCAGCCCCTTCTTGACGAAGGTGAAGATGCCCGCCGCGGTGCCGTGGTACATCAGTGGCTTGCCGCCGTCGTGGGCGAAGACCGGGAAGACGCCGATGGCGAAGTCGGGGTTCTTGCCCCGGTGCTGCTGCAGGAGCTCCTTCCAGCCGCCGAGCCCGTCCCGGTAGACGAGGATCTGCCCGGCCCCGATCAGGTCCTTCTCGTTGGCGCCCTTGCTGCTGGTGACGTTCGGGTGGACGAGCCCCTCTTTGAAGACCTTCTGCATGAACGCGAGCATCTGCTCGAACTCGGGCGTCTCGTACTTGTGGACGAGCTTGCCGCTCTCGTAGCGCCAGTCCTGCGGGACGCGGAAGGTCGGCCACATCATCTCGTGGATGCTGCCGAACGCCCAGCGCTTCGCCTTCGGGTCGGTGATCTCCTTGCCGAGCTGGTAGAGCTCGTCGGCGCTCTTGGGGTTGGCGTTCCAGCCGTTCTTGTCGAACAGGTCCTTGCGGTAGAGCAGCCCGAAGGGGTAGGGCTCGGTGGGGAACGGCACCGCCATCAGCTTGTCGTTCCAGACCGACCACTGCCAGGCGGCGGTCGGCAGGTTGGCCAGCAGCGGGTACGGCTTGACCTTGTCGCCTTGCAGGTAGGGGGTGAGGTCCTCGAAGGCCTTGTCGACGGCGGTGTTGAAGTCCGCCATCTTGTCGATCTCCCAGCTCGGGATGACCATGATGTCCGGGACGTCCCCGGCGGCCAGCCGGGCGATCGTCTTGTCGCCGTAGACGGTGCCGTCGGTGATCTGGAACTCCACGGTCGCGCCGATGTCGGCGTTGACGGCCTGGAAGTAGGAGTTGTCCGCCAGGCCGGGCGGAGGCGGGCCCCACAGCGGCGTCATGGCCTTGTAGGTGCCGCCCCTGCCCGCCTTCCGGGGCAGGGCGGCGGCCGGTGCGGCGGGGTAGGAGGTGAAGCCGCCGCTGACGTCGGGCACCCCGGGCAGTGTGGAGACGGTGCCCGGCAGGTCCGGCTTGACGCCCGGGAAGGCGGCGTAGGTGGGGGTGAGGGACGTCAGCTTGTCCGCGGCGGCGGCGGTGGCGCCTCCACTGCCGGGTCTGGGGCTGCTCGGGGCGGAGCACCCGCCGAGCAGGCCGCCGCCGGCGACCGCCGCGGCGCTGAGCCCCACCAGGCCGAGGAATCCGCGGCGGCTGGTCATCGCGCCTTGGGGGAGAGGTGTCACGGCGCGCTCCCTTCGTTGGTTCTGGTCGGATCGGGGGTGTCGGTGGAGGGTGGCCCGAGGTAGAATTAGTTAGTCTGTTAGCCAAACAAATTAGACCAGGGTGACCTTCGCCACAAGGGACCGCCGATCGCGGACCGGCGAGCAGTGGTCACAGATTGGTGAACGATGGGGCATGATGGGGCCAGCCTGGCCGCGCGGGAACGGGACTGACCTTGATCACATCTACGACGGACCCGCAGCCGGCGGACTTCGCCGACGTCCGGGCCACCAACCTCGCCGTCGTGCTGAGGTTCGTGCGCGAGCACGCACCCTGCTCGCGGGCGGACATCGCGGCCTCCACCGGCCTCAACAAGGCGACGGTGTCGAGCCTGGTCGCCGACCTGATCGACCGCCGCCTGGTCAGGGAGACGGGGCTGACCGAGAACCGGGTCGGCCGTCCGGCGACGATGCTCGTGCTCGACGGCTCGCCGTACGCCGCGATCGGCGTCGAGGTGAACGTCGACTACGTCACCGCCGTCGCGGTGGACCTGTCGGGGGAGAGGCTGCTGTCGTGGCGGCGGTCCTTCTCCGGCGCGACCATCACGGCCGCCCAGGCCGTGGCCACCGTCGCGGCGATCGTCCGCCGCGTGGTGAACCGGATGGCCAAGGAGGAGCGTCAGGTCCTCGGCCTGGCCGTGGGCGTGCCCGGCCTGGTCGGCACCGACGGCACCGTGCGCATCGCGCCCAACCTCGGCTGGCGCGACGCCGACCTGTGCGGCGACCTCACCAAGGCCCTCCGCGACCCGGGCTTCCCCGTGCAGGTGGACAACGACGCCAACCTCGCGGCCCTGGCCGAGCACCGCTTCGGCCCCCGGGCGGGGACGGCCAACCTGGTCTACCTCACCGGTGAGATCGGCGTGGGCGCCGGGGTCGTCCTCGACGGGCGCCTGCGCCGCGGCGGCCAGGGGTACGGCGGCGAGATCGGGCACATCCAGCTCGATCCGCTCGGCGCCGAGTGCCGCTGCGGCCGCCTGGGCTGCCTGGAGGCCGTCGCGGGGATCGGCGCCGTCCTGGAGCACGCCGCCCTCTCGCCGGCGGAGGTGGAGATCGAGCTGGACGAGGTGGTGCGGCTGGCCCGCGCGGCCGACCCCCGCATCCTCGCCGTCCTCGCCACCGTGGGGCACAACCTGGGCAAGGGGGTGGCGGTGATCGCCAACCTGCTCAACCCCGAGGTGGTCATCCTGGGCGGCTACTACGTGCCGCTCGCACCCTGGCTGCTCCCCGCGGTGGAGGCCGAGCTGCGGGGGCGCACGATCGCGCCGGACGCCGGAGGATGCCAGGTCGTGGCCTCCACGCTGGGGTACGGCGCGGCGGCGCTGGGCGGCGCCGCGCGGGTGCTCGACTCGGTGGATTCGGGCCGTTTGCCGCGCATCTCTTGACCTGAGCCGCACAGGCGTGCACCCTTCAGGGAAGCTCCGTTCGAAACACGCGTGTAACGAACGGAGTTTTCCCGGACCGAATATCGAAGCGCTTCGACAGGGGCGCGTTCCCCTGGCCCCATATCGAAGCGCTTCGACGCTCTCAGAGGGATGGTCCCCCCATGAACCAGCCGTTCCGTGACCCGGAGCTCCCACTCGCCCGGCGCATCGCCGACCTTCAAAGCAGACTGACCTTGCCGGAGAAGCTCGGCCTGCTGCACCAGTACCACGCTCCGGTCGAGCGGCTCGGCCTGGGCGCCTTCCGCACCGGCACCGAGGCCCTGCACGGCCTGGCCTGGCTGGGGCCGGCGACGGTCTTCCCGCAGGCGGTCGGGCTGGCCAGCACCTGGGACCCCGAGCTGGTCAGGCGGGTCGGCGAGGCGACGAGCGACGAGGTCCTGGCCTTCCACCACAAGGATCCGGCCGGGGCCGGGCGCAACGTGTGGGCCCCGGTGGTCAACCCCCTCAGGGACCCGCGCTGGGGCCGCAACGAGGAGGGCTACTCCGAGGATCCGTGGCTGACCGGGGTCATGGCCACGGCGTACGCCTCCGGCCTTCGTGGGAGCGATCCCACACTGCTCAAGACCGCCCCCACCCTCAAGCACTTCCTCGGCTACAACAACGAGACCGACCGCTGCGTCACCTCCAGCAACCTGCCGCCCCGGGTGCTGCACGAGTACGAACTGCCCGCCTACCGGCCCGCCCTGGAGCACGGCGCCGCGGTCGCCGTGATGCCCTCCTACAACCTGGTCAACGGCCGTCCCGCGCACCTCAGCCCGCTGATCAACGAGGTGCTGCGCGTCTGGGCCTCCGACGACCTCCTGGTGGTCAGCGACGCCTACGCGCCCGGCAACCTCACCGGCCTGCAGGCCTACCACGACGATCTCCCCGAGGCCTACGCCCACGCGATCAAGGCCGGGCTCGACAGCTTCACCCAGGACGACGACCGGGCCGAGGCCACCCTCGGGCACATCCGGGAGGCGCTGGAGCGCGGCCTGCTCACCGAGGCGGACGTCGACGTGGCGGTACGGCACGCGCTGTCGATCCGCTTCCGGCTCGGCGAGTTCGACCCCGCCACGCCGTACGACGACATCACCGAGGAGGTCGTCAACTGCCCCGAGCACCAGGCGCTGGCCCGCGAGGCCGCCCGGCGCTCGATCGTGCTCCTGCGCAACGACGGCATCCTCCCGCTGACCTCGGCCGGCAGGATCGCGGTCATCGGTCAGCTCGGCGACACGCTGATGGAGGACTGGTACTCCGGGACGCTCCCGTACGCCGTCACGGCCCGCGCCGGGCTGGCCGAGCGGTGCGAGACCGTGTTCTGCGAGGCCGTGGACCGGGTCACGCTGGCGGTCGACGGCGCCCCCGTCGTCGCCGGCCTGGACGGCGGGGCGCTCCGGCTGGGGACGGAGGCCGACCGCTTCGACCTCTTCGACTGGGGCGGCGGGTCGTACGCGCTGCGGGCCGTGGCGACCGGGCGCCACCTGTCGGTGGACGACGACGGCCTGCTGGTCAACGACCAGCCGGGACCCAACGGCTGGGAGGTGCGCCAGACCTTCAGGATGGAGGACCGGCCGCGCGGGGCGCTGGCCCTCAGGCACATCTCCACCGGCCGCTACGTCGCGCTGGACGGCGAGGTGTTCCGGCTGGTCGACGACGCCGACGCGGCGGTCTGGCTGACCATGGAGCTCGTCGTCAGCGGAGCGGAGGCGGCCGCCGCCCTCGCCGCGACGGCGGACGTGGCCGTGGTGGTGGTCGGCGACCATCCGCTGGTCAACGGCAGGGAGACCGAGGACCGGCTCGACCTGGCGCTGCCCGCCGCCCAGGAGGCCGTGGTCCGGGCCGTGCGCGCGGCCAACCCGCGGACCGTCATGGTGATCAGCAGCGGCTACCCGGTGACCTGGGCCGACGAGGACCTGCCCGCGGTGCTGTGGTCCTCGCACGGCGGCCAGGAGTACGGCCACGCGCTGGCCGAGGTGCTGTTCGGCGACGCCGACCCCGAGGGGCGCCTCACCCAGACGTGGTACCGCTCGGCGTCCGAGCTGCCCGACCTGCTCGACTACGACATCATCGCCGCCGACGCGACCTACCAGTACTACCGGGGCACCCCGCTCTACCCCTTCGGCCACGGTCTCAGCTACACCGGCTTCGACTACACCGGCCTGACCGTCGCGGTGGCGGACGGCACGGTCACCGTCTCGGCCACCGTCACCAACACCGGGTCCCGCCCCGGGGTCGAGGTCGCCCAGATCTACACCCACCAGCAGCGCTCACGGGTCAAGCAGCCGCTGCGCCGCCTGCGCGGCTTCGCCAAGGTACGGCTCGCGCCGGGGGAGAGCGGCACGATCACCTCGGTCCTCGACATCCGCGACCTGGCCTTCTGGGACGTGACGAGGGGCCGGCCCGTCGTCGAGGACGCGCCCCACAAGATCATGATCGGCCGCTCCGCCGGCGACATCCGCCTGTGCGCCGCCTTCCACGTCGACGGCGAGCACATCCCGCCCCGCGCCGCCCTGGCGGGTCCGATCTCCGCGGTGGACCACGACGAGTACGACGCGGTGACGTTCGTGGACGCGGCCAAGGTCTCCGGCGACGCCGTACGGTCCACCGCCGAGGGCGGGTGGATCCTGTTCCGCTCGGTCGACCTCGGGACCGGAGCGGCCTCCTGCGCGGTCCGTGCGGCCGGCACGGAAGGCGGCGTGATCACCTTGCGGCTGGACGACCCCCTCTACGGCCCGGTCGTCGGCGCCCTTCCCGTCCCCCGGGCCGGCCGCCACGACCTCGCCGAGGTCCGTGCCGGGCTTGCGGAGGCCGGTGGAGTCCACGATCTTTATGTGGTGTTCGAGAATGCGGGAATCACCCTGGCCACCCTCGCCTTCGAGGGCGTCGCGTGAACGGGTGGGCCGACGGGTGCGGGGTGTCCGCGGGCTCCGGACCGCCGGGCGGGGGGATCGCGTGACCGGCCGGGCAGTGACGATCACCGAGGTCGCCAGGCACGCGGGGGTGGCGGTGAGCACGGTCTCCTACGTGCTCAGCGGGAAGCGGGCGATCTCGGCCGACACCCGGCGGCGGGTGCTCGACAGCGTGCGCGTCCTGGGATACCACCCCAATGCCGGGGCGAGGGCGCTGGCCAGCAAGCGGTCCAACGTCATCGCGCTGGTGCTGCCGCTGCGGGCCGGGATGCACGTCCCGGTGCTGATGCAGTTCGCCACGTCGGTGGTCACCGCCGCGCGGCAGTACGACCACGACGTGCTGCTGCTGACCGCCGACGAGGGGGCCGACGGGCTCCGCAGGGCGGCGGGGAGCGCGCTGGTGGACGGCCTGGTGCTGATGGACGTGGAACTGAACGACAGCAGGGTGCCGCTGCTCAGGCAGCTCGCCGAGCCGAGCGTGCTGATCGGCTTCCCCGCCGACACGGCCGGCCTGACCTGCGTGGACCTGGACTTCGGCCGGGCGGGCGCGCTCTGCGTGGAGCACCTGGCCGATCGCGGGCACCGGGAGATCGCCCTGCTGGGCGCCCCCGCGGTGGTCTACGAGCGGGGCACGGGCTTCGCCCGCCGCACCCGGGAGGGATTCACCGAGGCGGTGGCCGAGCACGGCCTGACCGGGGTGGCCCTGCCGTGCGAGGACACCTTCGACCAGGTGTCCGCCGCGGTGGGGGAACTGCTGGAGACGCGGCCCGGCCTGTCCGGGCTGGTCGTGCACAACGAGGCCGCGGTCAACCACGTGCTCGGGGCGCTGCGCCAGTACGGCAGGCGGGTGCCCGGCGAGGTCGCGGTGGTGGCGATCTGCCCCGACGACATCGCGGAACGCTCCAGCCCGCCGCTCACCTCGGTGCTGATCCCGGCCGAGGAGGTCGGCCGCCAGGCGGTGCGGCTGCTCATGGACAAGCTCGCGGGCCGCGCCGTACCGGACGGCACCCTGCTGGAGCCCCGGCTGACCGTCCGCGACAGCACCTGACCGGGGAACCGGCCCCCGCGCCGGGCCTCCGCCCGGCCGTACGGGAAGGTACCCGGGCGGAGTCCGGTCTCCCGGCTGTGCCGAGACGCCGCCCGACCGGGGACCCGGCCCCCGCGCCGTGCCTGGCCTCCGCCCGGCCGTACGGGAAGGCACCCGGGTGGGGCCTCACATGACGACGGGCGCGCTCCCCTCCTGGGGGAACGCGCCCGTCTCGGCTGTCAGCGGTGACTACCAGTCGCCGCCGCCGAAGTCACCACCGCCGAAGTCGCCTCCGCCACCGAAGTCACCCCAGCCTCCGCCGCCGAAGTCGCCGCCGCCGCCGAAGTCACCACCGCTCTCGGCCGCGCCGTCCGCGTAGCCGGCGCCGTAGCCGCCCATGCCGAAGCCGCCGCCCATCATGCTGCCGAGCATCGTGCCGACGAGCATTCCGGTCATGACGTCGCCGAAGCCCCCGTAGTAGCCGTAGGCGTAGGGCTGGTAGGCCGGGCCCGCGTCGTAGTAGGGGCGGCGCTGGCCGTTGACCATGACCTCACGGGTCTGCGGCTCGAAGCCGCGCTCGATCGCCTCGGCGTCGGCCGCGCAGGCGGGCACCTCGCGCACCGCGCCACCGGGCGGCGCCCAGCGGACGTCACGGAACGAAGGGCCGTGCTGCGGGTTGAAGAAGCAGGGCGAGCGCCGCTCGGGGACCGGCTGGTTGTTCACACGCGCCTTCACGCAGGCGAGGGCGTAGCGGCCCTCCTCCAGCGCGGTGGTCACGCCGCGGAGCTCGTCGGGACGGCTGACCGCCGCGAGCTCCAGCTTGGCCCGCTCGTAGGAGTCGAGGGCGCGCTGCCAGTCCTGCTGGTGGTCGGCGCCGTCGCCGAGCAGCTTGACGTCGGTGTCGAGGTCGGTGATCTCCTCGCCGAACTTGGTGACGTCCTCGTCCACGGTCTGCTTGACCGCGGCCAGCTCGGCGGCCTCGCGGGCCTCGCGTTGCTGCTTCTTCTTGCGGGAGTAGAAGAAGATGCCCGCGCCACCGGCCAGGGCCAGCACCAGGATGCCGACCAGCACGCCCAGGCTGGAACCGCCGGAGGAGCTGGACTTGGGGCTGGCGCCGACACCGGCACCGGTCGCCGCGTCATCCGCCAGCTTGACGAAGTTGATCACGTTGTCCGTCGGGCTGGTGGCGGTCTTGGCGCGGCCCAGGAGCTCGTCCACGTCGACACCCTTGATGGTGCTGGTGCCGAACGGGGTCTTGCCGCTCATCAGCAGGACGGTGGACTTGCCGCCGACGTCCTTGCGGATCGAGGTCAGCAGGGTCCGCGCCTGCGACTGGCTGGTGACCGAGCCCTCGGGCAGCAGGCCCACGTAGACCGAGGAGGTCTGCTCGACGGCGCTGCGGATGGCGTCGACGGCGTTGGCGGGCATCCCCGCCGCAGGGTCGACGTAGAAGTGATCTCCGTCCTTCAATCCGGCGGAGATCGTGCTGGGATCGGGCGCCGCGGCGTTCGCCGCCGGCGCGATCATGAAGATGGCCAGCAGCCCGGCGAGTAGCGCGACGATCGCGGCACCGAAACGACCTGGCGCGGATTTTGTGGTGATCACGGCAGAAAGCCTCCTTCGTCCTGAAAGACGAATGAGTGGACGTCAGAGTTCCCTACCTCTTGACCGTATCCCCTCCCGGGCGAGGTGTCGCAGCGAGATCGCCATCGGGTCGATCGTGCCGTTCCGGCATCCGGCCGGCTCCGCGCGGGCGGGCAGGCCGGTGGCGTCGCGCCGGGGCGGTCCGGCGCCGGCCTGTCCGGGGGCGGCCGTCGGCTCCGGGAGGTTCGGGGGCGGCTGCCGAGTCCGGCCTGCCCGGGGCATGGCTGTCCGCCCCGGGGCTGCCGGGTGGGGAGGTTCCCTCCGGGCTGGTCAGGTGTTTTTGATGTCGCAGATGAGCGCGCCGGCGGTGACGCTCTGCCCGGCCGAGGCGGTCAGGTTCGTCACGGTGCCGCTCTGGTGGGCGGTCAGGGGTTGTTCCATCTTCATCGCCTCCAGCACCACGATCACATCGCCCGCGGTGACGGTGTCGCCGTCGGCGGCCACGACTTTCACGATCGTGCCCTGCATCGGGCTGATCAGGCTGTCGCCGCCGGTGGCGGTCTTCTTACCCGGTGCGGTTCGGCGTGGGCTCCGCCCGCCGGTGGTGGGGGTGGGGGTGGCGAAGCCGGCGGGCAGGACCACTTCCAGGCGTTTGCCGCCGACTTCGACGGTGAGGCGTTCGCGGCCGGTCGGTTCGGTGGTTTCGGTGGGGCCGTCGTAGGGGGCGATGGGGGTGGTGAACTCGGTTTCGATCCATCGGGTGTGGATGGTGAAGGGTTCGGCGGTGAAGGCTTGCTCTTCGACGATGGCGCGGTGGAAGTCCAGCACGGTGGGCATGCCGTCGATGGTGAACTCGGCCAGGGCGCGGCGGGCGCGGCGCAGGGCTTGGTGGCGGGTGGCGCCGGTGACGATGAGTTTGGCGATGAGGGAGTCGAAGGCGCCGGGGACGGTCATGCCGGCTTCGTAGCCGGCGTCCAGGCGGATGCCGGGGCCGGCGGGGGTGCGCATCGCGGTGATGGTGCCGGGGGCGGGCAGGAAGTCGCGGCCGGCGTCTTCGGCGTTGATGCGGAATTCGATGGCGTGGCCGCGTAGTGGGGGGTCGTCGTAGCCGAGGGGGTGGCCGTCGGCGATGCGGAGCATCTCGGCGACCAGGTCGATGCCGGTGACTTCTTCGGTGACGGGGTGTTCGACCTGTAGGCGGGTGTTGACTTCGAGGAAGGAGACGGTGCCGTCTTGGCCGATGAGGAATTCGCAGGTGCCGGCGCCGGTGTAGCCGGCTTCGCGCAGGATGGCTTTGGAGCTGTTACGCAGCAGCGTTTCCTGCTCGGCGGTCAGGAAGGGGGCGGGGGCTTCTTCGACGAGTTTTTGGTGGCGGCGTTGCAGGGAGCAGTCGCGGGTGGAGACGACGACGACGTGGCCGTGGGTGTCGGCCAGGCATTGGGTTTCCACGTGGCGGGGGCGGTCGAGGTAGCGTTCGACGAAGCATTCGCCGCGGCCGAAGGCGGCGGTGGCTTCGCGGACGGCGCTGTCGTAGGCGTGGGGGATGTCGGCGATGGTGCGGGCGACTTTGAGGCCGCGGCCGCCGCCGCCGTAGGCGGCTTTGATCGCGATGGGCAGGCCGTGTTGGTGGGCGAAGGCGATGGCTTGGTCGGCGTTGGTGACGGGGTCGGGGGTTCCGGCGACGAGGGGGGCGCCGACGCGGTGGGCGATGTGGCGGGCGGCGACTTTGTCGCCGAGGGCGGTGATCGCGGCTGGGGGTGGGCCGATCCAGGTGAGGCCGGCGTCGATGACGGCTTGGGCGAAGGTGGCGTTTTCGGCGAGGAAGCCGTAGCCGGGGTGGATGGCGTCGGCGCCGCTGGTGTGGGCGATGGTGAGGAGTTTGTCGATGGCGAGGTAGGTGTCGGCGGGGGTGGTGCCGGTCAGGGCGTGGGCTTCGTCGGCCAGGCGGACGTGCAGGGCGTCGAGGTCCTGGTCGGCGTAGACGGCGACGCTGGCCAGCCCGGCGTCCTTGCATGCGCGGGCGATCCGCACGGCGATCTCACCACGATTGGCGATCAAGACCTTCTGCACCGACGTCGTTCCCTTCTGTACAGAACAAATACGAACAGGGGGCTGGCGGGCCTTCAAGGGAGTGTAAGCGCCTCCTGATCGGAAGGCCCCGGTGGGTCCTACCTGCCGAGGTACGCGCCGCCGTTCACATGGACGACCTGACCGGTGATGTGCCGGGCCTCGGGGGAGGCGAGGAACCTCACCGTGGCCGCGACGTCGTCGGGCGTGC comes from Streptosporangium roseum DSM 43021 and encodes:
- a CDS encoding ABC transporter permease gives rise to the protein MNTGPAGDLTSPAGAGTTKDGGKAAVRTSRARRGPLRTRLRRDWQLLLMALPAVGLLIVFHYVPLLGNVIAFQDYSPYVGIADSPWAGLSNFHWLLFDESMWDATLNTLSITTFQLIFYFPVPIMLAVLLDSVVRPRLRLFIQGIVYLPHFFSWVLVVTLFQQMFGGAGLLSQTLREHGYDGFDLMTNPDTFIALVTAETIWKDAGWGTIIFLAALAAINQNLYEAAAVDGASRWRRLWHITLPGLRPVIILLLILRLGEALNVGFEQFFLQRDAVGRDAAEVLDTFIYWRTLLTGEWSYGAAAGLVKGLVGLVLILIANKVAHRFGEQGIYKRS
- a CDS encoding extracellular solute-binding protein; the protein is MTPLPQGAMTSRRGFLGLVGLSAAAVAGGGLLGGCSAPSSPRPGSGGATAAAADKLTSLTPTYAAFPGVKPDLPGTVSTLPGVPDVSGGFTSYPAAPAAALPRKAGRGGTYKAMTPLWGPPPPGLADNSYFQAVNADIGATVEFQITDGTVYGDKTIARLAAGDVPDIMVIPSWEIDKMADFNTAVDKAFEDLTPYLQGDKVKPYPLLANLPTAAWQWSVWNDKLMAVPFPTEPYPFGLLYRKDLFDKNGWNANPKSADELYQLGKEITDPKAKRWAFGSIHEMMWPTFRVPQDWRYESGKLVHKYETPEFEQMLAFMQKVFKEGLVHPNVTSSKGANEKDLIGAGQILVYRDGLGGWKELLQQHRGKNPDFAIGVFPVFAHDGGKPLMYHGTAAGIFTFVKKGLPKEKVEEILSILNWTAAPFGTKEYELATFGVEGKHFTRGGNGIPEPTDLGRKEVAYTYGFLGGRPLYVDWSYPDAVKLNLEWQNATFPFIEKAPFDGIRIQRPSKYSGLQIPTEDKFTDIMRGRRPIGDVKQIVTEWRRDGGDEARDFYMKVLRDNGRA
- a CDS encoding ROK family transcriptional regulator: MITSTTDPQPADFADVRATNLAVVLRFVREHAPCSRADIAASTGLNKATVSSLVADLIDRRLVRETGLTENRVGRPATMLVLDGSPYAAIGVEVNVDYVTAVAVDLSGERLLSWRRSFSGATITAAQAVATVAAIVRRVVNRMAKEERQVLGLAVGVPGLVGTDGTVRIAPNLGWRDADLCGDLTKALRDPGFPVQVDNDANLAALAEHRFGPRAGTANLVYLTGEIGVGAGVVLDGRLRRGGQGYGGEIGHIQLDPLGAECRCGRLGCLEAVAGIGAVLEHAALSPAEVEIELDEVVRLARAADPRILAVLATVGHNLGKGVAVIANLLNPEVVILGGYYVPLAPWLLPAVEAELRGRTIAPDAGGCQVVASTLGYGAAALGGAARVLDSVDSGRLPRIS
- a CDS encoding glycoside hydrolase family 3 protein — protein: MNQPFRDPELPLARRIADLQSRLTLPEKLGLLHQYHAPVERLGLGAFRTGTEALHGLAWLGPATVFPQAVGLASTWDPELVRRVGEATSDEVLAFHHKDPAGAGRNVWAPVVNPLRDPRWGRNEEGYSEDPWLTGVMATAYASGLRGSDPTLLKTAPTLKHFLGYNNETDRCVTSSNLPPRVLHEYELPAYRPALEHGAAVAVMPSYNLVNGRPAHLSPLINEVLRVWASDDLLVVSDAYAPGNLTGLQAYHDDLPEAYAHAIKAGLDSFTQDDDRAEATLGHIREALERGLLTEADVDVAVRHALSIRFRLGEFDPATPYDDITEEVVNCPEHQALAREAARRSIVLLRNDGILPLTSAGRIAVIGQLGDTLMEDWYSGTLPYAVTARAGLAERCETVFCEAVDRVTLAVDGAPVVAGLDGGALRLGTEADRFDLFDWGGGSYALRAVATGRHLSVDDDGLLVNDQPGPNGWEVRQTFRMEDRPRGALALRHISTGRYVALDGEVFRLVDDADAAVWLTMELVVSGAEAAAALAATADVAVVVVGDHPLVNGRETEDRLDLALPAAQEAVVRAVRAANPRTVMVISSGYPVTWADEDLPAVLWSSHGGQEYGHALAEVLFGDADPEGRLTQTWYRSASELPDLLDYDIIAADATYQYYRGTPLYPFGHGLSYTGFDYTGLTVAVADGTVTVSATVTNTGSRPGVEVAQIYTHQQRSRVKQPLRRLRGFAKVRLAPGESGTITSVLDIRDLAFWDVTRGRPVVEDAPHKIMIGRSAGDIRLCAAFHVDGEHIPPRAALAGPISAVDHDEYDAVTFVDAAKVSGDAVRSTAEGGWILFRSVDLGTGAASCAVRAAGTEGGVITLRLDDPLYGPVVGALPVPRAGRHDLAEVRAGLAEAGGVHDLYVVFENAGITLATLAFEGVA
- a CDS encoding LacI family DNA-binding transcriptional regulator encodes the protein MTGRAVTITEVARHAGVAVSTVSYVLSGKRAISADTRRRVLDSVRVLGYHPNAGARALASKRSNVIALVLPLRAGMHVPVLMQFATSVVTAARQYDHDVLLLTADEGADGLRRAAGSALVDGLVLMDVELNDSRVPLLRQLAEPSVLIGFPADTAGLTCVDLDFGRAGALCVEHLADRGHREIALLGAPAVVYERGTGFARRTREGFTEAVAEHGLTGVALPCEDTFDQVSAAVGELLETRPGLSGLVVHNEAAVNHVLGALRQYGRRVPGEVAVVAICPDDIAERSSPPLTSVLIPAEEVGRQAVRLLMDKLAGRAVPDGTLLEPRLTVRDST
- a CDS encoding acetyl/propionyl/methylcrotonyl-CoA carboxylase subunit alpha, which encodes MQKVLIANRGEIAVRIARACKDAGLASVAVYADQDLDALHVRLADEAHALTGTTPADTYLAIDKLLTIAHTSGADAIHPGYGFLAENATFAQAVIDAGLTWIGPPPAAITALGDKVAARHIAHRVGAPLVAGTPDPVTNADQAIAFAHQHGLPIAIKAAYGGGGRGLKVARTIADIPHAYDSAVREATAAFGRGECFVERYLDRPRHVETQCLADTHGHVVVVSTRDCSLQRRHQKLVEEAPAPFLTAEQETLLRNSSKAILREAGYTGAGTCEFLIGQDGTVSFLEVNTRLQVEHPVTEEVTGIDLVAEMLRIADGHPLGYDDPPLRGHAIEFRINAEDAGRDFLPAPGTITAMRTPAGPGIRLDAGYEAGMTVPGAFDSLIAKLIVTGATRHQALRRARRALAEFTIDGMPTVLDFHRAIVEEQAFTAEPFTIHTRWIETEFTTPIAPYDGPTETTEPTGRERLTVEVGGKRLEVVLPAGFATPTPTTGGRSPRRTAPGKKTATGGDSLISPMQGTIVKVVAADGDTVTAGDVIVVLEAMKMEQPLTAHQSGTVTNLTASAGQSVTAGALICDIKNT